The Pochonia chlamydosporia 170 chromosome 1, whole genome shotgun sequence genome window below encodes:
- a CDS encoding dDENN domain-containing protein (similar to Neosartorya fischeri NRRL 181 XP_001267374.1) yields the protein MESSSTPLADYFWIAGVESISYDDPLPTNGLSNNNLPVESTIAEDGEPDDGTANGYKPTTARHSRQNSANRLSKISIDGRFSMSSTFDELDGNTHSNRSSATIKPVKPAGPNGNSSATNGASTPEPQNQGPAPGLGLMGMPDFDFDKALLKFAAERENFLEDLSFTAGAKLQSRPPMVNPRAERIRAEEGVPSGRMSPLKSLKGSIRRKISFREMNSVRKGPTLGRQGASSRASSVRTTRRLSNYNSVIPPPEPLNTDPHMHPLKRRFEPVLLDRYPPKSATDELAKRGKFPDYVPMFAFPNDIQIVSSDDRPRSTWHGFTMTGQDNAKLYGITIIVWTALTADRAEEVEMRCEQWRQDHMSNEERELAASLGVRLAGERSHLSQLLSKLPTIPSGSPARDRLEDEISTVEEKIALMTDMLRPLRHGAASKIEGLTAGESGLWIPRAYGVLGRDAACMGFWKEWLRAIIVPMTDGGVLRVPPSSPKVGRWQPLERYVVNMCTEAFSPLGSKTQVELGVRELRLYARKEGANELPGSRTIDLYALFRSLSLENVVALFEYAMSESRIIFLSSHTSMLHLACHALANLLYPLKWASIFIPVLPARLISALEAPCPYIVGVERRYERIDLPDDDYVLVDLDKDTIDATSQPHRLPRQHRRKLMSLLQVAAPHTLRFGVTTGPPPYAIESFPYDSFSSENGSVFTSTAEETTLGKWVSQSSTSFADRNPPDQVHPPVFNAFTVSSVDSGKSDRPGTSKSSKTSPQSSVSPASAHFPPMPTTPISRSDSGFALTATLREKRSGHFGEEKGRRSSSFGLDKFQPMQKPNLPFLNGHQQNASISGFSVVSESSFGGGYAPSTYAQSTLAASTIMPNMQIQPVHNTETTVWVEGHCFSLNTNESSSCCTICDDKSEGDGFYECASCKTVAHGRCLGQVSLVCPEAFHADRVRAAFVRCLASLLYTYRKHLGRPTKQQKSNGQLYAFDMDNFIKSLPYDQQEYATMMRDTQAFNEFIHSRETTAATDPTIRLFDEILMAKKARGRPGLSSGLSRLSTIRQSHGASASAFSLAPPSRTPSKAPAYLTDNSDHIWRTASVPLPKGNFPGEYRSVITRIPSRLDRTLMREPRAIQGVPRMEQRGTRAFMRKQVPSMLGTTPPP from the exons ATGGAGAGCTCCTCGACTCCCCTTGCAGATTACTTCTGGATCGCAGGTGTAGAATCGATATCGTACGATGATCCTCTTCCCACAAACGGCCTTAGCAACAATAACCTCCCCGTCGAATCGACCATTGCCGAAGATGGAGAGCCTGACGATGGCACCGCCAATGGTTACAAACCGACGACCGCACGCCACTCGCGCCAAAATTCTGCCAATCGACTTTCCAAGATTTCTATCGACGGCCGATTTTCTATGAGCAGCACCTTcgatgagcttgatggaAACACTCATAGTAATAGGAGCAGTGCTACAATCAAGCCTGTAAAGCCTGCTGGTCCCAACGGCAATTCCTCTGCTACTAATGGAGCCTCTACTCCTGAACCTCAAAATCAGGGTCCGGCCCCTGGTCTCGGCCTCATGGGCATGCCTGatttcgactttgacaaggcgCTTTTGAAATTTGCCGCAGAACGCGAAAACTTTCTGGAAGACTTGTCGTTTACTGCCGGAGCTAAACTTCAATCAAGACCGCCAATGGTGAACCCTCGAGCCGAAAGAATTCGCGCCGAGGAGGGGGTACCTAGCGGGAGGATGAGCCCGTTGAAGAGTCTCAAAGGCAGCATTCGACGCAAGATCAGCTTTAGGGAGATGAATAGCGTGCGCAAAGGACCTACTCTTGGCAGACAAGGAGCTTCTAGCAGAGCCT CCTCTGTTCGCACCACAAGACGATTGAGTAATTACAACTCCGTCATACCTCCACCAGAGCCCTTAAATACGGATCCGCACATGCACCCTCTCAAAAGACGTTTCGAGCCCGTGTTATTAGATCGATACCCGCCGAAAAGTGCAACAGACGAGCTTGCCAAACGTGGAAAGTTCCCGGATTATGTGCCCATGTTTGCCTTTCCCAACGATATTCAAATTGTATCCTCCGATGATCGGCCCCGGTCGACCTGGCATGGCTTTACAATGACAGGACAAGATAATGCCAAGCTGTACGGCATCACCATAATTGTCTGGACAGCTCTGACGGCAGACAGAGCAGAGGAAGTGGAAATGAGGTGCGAGCAGTGGCGGCAAGACCACATGTCCAACGAAGAGAGAGAACTGGCTGCAAGCCTGGGGGTTCGGTTGGCAGGCGAACGTTCACACCTGTCACAGCTTCTATCCAAGCTCCCGACGATACCATCCGGGTCTCCAGCTCGAGATAGACTCGAAGATGAGATTAGCACGGTGGAAGAGAAGATTGCTTTGATGACAGATATGCTACGGCCGTTGCGGCACGGCGCTGCCTCAAAGATCGAGGGTCTCACCGCGGGCGAGAGTGGTTTATGGATTCCACGAGCATATGGTGTTCTGGGCAGAGATGCCGCGTGTATGGGATTCTGGAAAGAGTGGCTCAGGGCGATCATTGTTCCCATGACGGATGGGGGTGTGCTCCGAGTCCCGCCCAGCTCACCCAAAGTCGGACGATGGCAACCATTGGAGCGTTATGTGGTGAATATGTGTACTGAAGCATTCAGTCCCTTGGGATCGAAAACGCAGGTGGAGCTTGGTGTTAGAGAACTGCGACTCTACGCACGCAAAGAGGGAGCCAACGAGCTTCCTGGATCCCGGACGATTGACCTCTACGCCCTGTTTCGGAGTCTCTCTCTCGAAAACGTCGTTGCCCTGTTCGAGTACGCCATGTCCGAATCTCGAATCATCTTTTTATCCTCTCACACGAGCATGTTGCACTTGGCCTGCCATGCTCTAGCAAATCTCCTTTATCCTCTCAAGTGGGCTAGCATCTTTATCCCTGTGCTTCCAGCTAGACTCATCTCTGCCCTTGAAGCGCCCTGCCCTTATATTGTTGGCGTTGAACGCCGGTATGAACGGATCGACCTGCCAGATGACGACTATGTCCTTGTTGATCTGGATAAGGATACGATTGACGCCACGTCACAGCCTCATCGTCTGCCCAGACAACATCGACGAAAGTTGATGTCTCTTCTGCAGGTTGCCGCCCCCCACACACTTCGATTTGGTGTCACCACCGGCCCTCCGCCATATGCCATTGAATCCTTCCCTTACGACTCCTTCTCATCAGAGAATGGCTCAGTCTTTACATCTACAGCGGAAGAAACGACCCTGGGCAAGTGGGTATCGCAAAGCTCGACGAGCTTCGCAGACCGCAATCCTCCTGATCAAGTTCACCCGCCAGTGTTCAACGCGTTCACCGTCTCTTCTGTGGACAGCGGCAAGTCGGATCGACCAGGAACGAGCAAATCTTCCAAAACAAGCCCGCAATCTTCCGTATCGCCCGCATCAGCACACTTCCCACCTATGCCTACGACGCCCATCTCCCGGAGCGACTCTGGCTTTGCCTTGACTGCTACGTTGCGAGAGAAACGATCTGGTCATTTTGGAGAGGAAAAGGGCCGTCGAAGTTCTTCCTTTGGACTGGATAAGTTCCAGCCCATGCAAAAACCAAACTTGCCGTTTCTCAATGGTCACCAACAGAATGCCTCCATTTCAGGCTTCTCCGTCGTCTCCGAGTCTTCCTTTGGGGGAGGGTACGCACCATCCACGTATGCCCAGTCAACTCTCGCCGCATCGACCATCATGCCCAACATGCAAATTCAACCAGTGCACAACACGGAGACCACCGTATGGGTTGAAGGCCACTGCTTCagtctcaacaccaacgaaTCCTCTTCCTGCTGCACCATTTGCGACGACAAGTCAGAGGGCGATGGCTTCTACGAATGTGCCTCATGTAAAACGGTGGCTCACGGTCGATGCTTGGGTCAAGTCTCATTAGTCTGTCCAGAAGCTTTCCACGCCGACCGCGTGAGGGCAGCCTTTGTACGATGTCTCGCCAGTTTGCTATACACATACCGCAAGCACCTCGGCCGACcaacaaagcagcaaaagTCCAACGGGCAATTATACGCctttgacatggacaacttcatcaagaGTCTGCCATATGACCAGCAAGAATACGCCACCATGATGCGCGACACTCAAG CCTTCAACGAATTCATCCACAGCCGGGAAACTACCGCAGCAACTGACCCAACCATCCGACTCTTCGACGAGATCCTCATGGCCAAAAAGGCACGCGGTCGCCCCGGCCTCTCCTCGGGCCTCTCGCGTCTTTCCACGATCCGCCAATCCCACGGCGCATCCGCCTCTGCATTCAGTCTGGCACCTCCATCCCGCACTCCCTCCAAAGCACCTGCTTACCTCACCGACAACTCTGACCACATCTGGCGCACCGCCTCCGTGCCCCTACCAAAGGGCAACTTCCCCGGCGAATACCGCTCCGTAATAACACGCATCCCATCACGCCTCGACCGCACATTGATGCGTGAACCACGTGCCATTCAGGGCGTTCCAAGGATGGAACAGCGCGGCACAAGAGCCTTTATGCGCAAACAAGTCCCCAGTATGCTGGGTACTACTCCTCCACCATAG
- a CDS encoding anthranilate synthase component I (similar to Aspergillus terreus NIH2624 XP_001212440.1), with translation MAGSVSRAIVPTLDTVRSIIEKPHTGPGKKPTLIPIYRQISSDLITPSAAYLKISAHSSSEYSFLFESAATEQVGRYSFVGAGPRKILATGPGYGPETDPLPALEKELAEHVVAHVPGLQLPPLTGGAIGYVGYDCVRYFEPKTARPMKDVLKIPESLFMLFDTIVAFDRFYGIIKVISYVAVPEDGKTGLQEAYDKAKSTIDELVDVLNSPEIELPEQGPIELGQEATSNIGQKGYEAHVTKLKEHIVKGDIFQCVPSQRFARPTSLHPFNIYRHLRTVNPSPYLFYVNCKDFQIVGASPELLVKSEAGRIITHPIAGTVKRGKTPEEDQKLADELSSSLKDRAEHVMLVDLARNDINRVGDPFTVRVDRLMVVEKFSHVQHLVSQVSGVLRPEKTRFDAFRSVFPAGTVSGAPKVRAMELIAELEKEKRGIYAGAVGYFGYGSQDESGNSVEGAMDTCIALRTMMVKDGVAYLQAAVSSLTRMNMMSGWRQSTNLALICSALNLQRSYITSSNRLLKVPNRWRYTLTDIYCK, from the exons ATGGCGGGCTCAGTAAGT CGAGCCATCGTCCCAACCCTCGACACCGTCCGGTCCATCATCGAGAAGCCTCACACCGGCCCCGGAAAGAAGCCGACCCTCATCCCCATATACCGCCAGATATCCTCCGACCTCATCACTCCATCCGCAGCATATCTCAAAATCTCAGCACACTCCTCGTCCGAGTACTCATTCCTGTTCGAGTCCGCCGCCACAGAACAAGTTGGTCGGTATAGCTTCGTTGGCGCCGGCCCGCGCAAGATTCTCGCCACCGGACCAGGCTACGGACCCGAGACAGATCCCCTCCCTGCTCTGGAGAAGGAATTAGCAGAGCATGTCGTCGCTCACGTTCCCGGCCTGCAGCTGCCGCCGTTGACGGGCGGTGCCATTGGCTATGTAGGCTACGACTGTGTCCGGTACTTTGAGCCCAAGACGGCACGGCCAATGAAGGATGTCCTCAAGATCCCGGAGTCGCTCTTCATGCTTTTCGACACCATTGTCGCATTTGACAGATTCTACGGCATCATCAAGGTCATAAGCTACGTTGCGGTACCGGAGGACGGCAAGACAGGCTTACAAGAGGCCTacgacaaggccaagagcaCCATTGACGAACTGGTCGACGTGCTCAACTCGCCGGAGATTGAACTCCCTGAGCAAGGACCCATCGAACTGGGACAAGAAGCCACCTCCAACATTGGCCAAAAGGGCTACGAAGCACACGTCACCAAGCTAAAGGAGCACATTGTCAAAGGCGACATCTTCCAATGCGTGCCGTCACAACGGTTCGCCCGTCCTACCAGCCTTCACCCCTTCAACATCTACAGACACCTTCGAACTGTCAACCCGTCGCCGTACCTATTCTACGTCAACTGCAAGGACTTTCAGATTGTAGGCGCATCACCCGagctcctcgtcaagagtGAGGCCGGCAGAATCATCACACACCCCATCGCTGGTACCGTCAAGCGCGGCAAGACACCCGAAGAGGACCAGAAACTAGCAGACGAACTAAGCAGCTCACTCAAGGACCGTGCCGAACACGTCATGCTGGTCGATCTCGCCCGCAACGACATCAACCGCGTGGGAGACCCTTTTACCGTCCGTGTCGACCGCCTCATGGTTGTCGAAAAGTTCAGCCACGTCCAGCACCTCGTTTCACAGGTATCAGGCGTCTTGCGGCCAGAAAAGACACGTTTCGATGCATTCAGGTCCGTCTTCCCGGCTGGCACTGTCTCCGGCGCACCCAAAGTTCGTGCCATGGAACTCATCGccgagctggagaaggagaagcgcGGCATTTACGCTGGTGCGGTGGGATACTTTGGCTACGGCAGCCAGGATGAGAGTGGAAACTCGGTAGAGGGTGCAATGGATACCTGTATTGCGTTGAGGACAATGATGGTCAAGGATGGGGTGGCTTATCTTCAA GCGGCGGTATCGTCTTTGACTCGGATGAATATGATGAGTGGATGGAGACAAtcaacaaacttggcgcTAATATGCAGTGCATTAAATCTGCAGAGGAGTTATAttaccagcagcaacaggcTGCTAAAAGTACCAAATAGATGGCGCTATACACTGACGGATATTTATTGCAAATAG